From Desulfuromonas sp. KJ2020, one genomic window encodes:
- a CDS encoding FliH/SctL family protein, with protein sequence MSKIFRSTENRTFSPILFADFDDCSDAGVDESVVEVGPSAAVTAAPVRPEVPSPPPVDVEAMEKAAFERGRQAGRQETEALLGQSAQALAEAALEISQLRESLHKSSVEDMLRLVMAIAERVIHVEVEKHSEMIVDVIERALKAAIKADEYHIRVNPQDLAVVKEKKPLFIASISGLKNIIFEGDAAIARGGCLVESTLGQVDATLESQLAQIRQHLAEQTGGE encoded by the coding sequence TTGTCTAAGATCTTTCGTAGCACCGAAAATCGCACCTTTTCGCCTATCCTCTTTGCCGATTTCGACGACTGTAGTGACGCTGGAGTCGATGAGTCTGTCGTCGAGGTGGGGCCGTCTGCAGCCGTAACCGCGGCTCCGGTCCGTCCGGAGGTGCCTTCACCGCCCCCGGTCGATGTCGAAGCGATGGAAAAAGCCGCCTTCGAGAGAGGGCGTCAGGCTGGCCGGCAGGAAACTGAAGCCCTGCTCGGGCAAAGCGCCCAGGCTTTAGCCGAAGCGGCCTTGGAGATCAGCCAGCTGCGGGAGTCCCTCCATAAAAGCAGCGTCGAGGACATGCTGCGGCTGGTGATGGCCATCGCCGAGCGGGTGATTCATGTCGAAGTGGAAAAGCACAGCGAGATGATCGTCGACGTGATCGAAAGGGCCCTGAAGGCCGCCATCAAGGCCGATGAATACCACATCCGGGTCAATCCCCAGGATCTCGCAGTGGTCAAAGAGAAAAAGCCCCTCTTCATCGCCAGCATCAGCGGCCTCAAAAACATCATCTTTGAGGGCGATGCCGCCATCGCCCGCGGCGGTTGTCTGGTTGAGTCGACCCTCGGGCAGGTGGACGCCACCCTCGAAAGCCAACTGGCCCAGATCCGCCAGCATCTGGCCGAGCAGACAGGCGGTGAGTAA
- a CDS encoding FliI/YscN family ATPase — protein sequence MKELAASIEHLNLLQVRGKVTKIVGLVVEGYCPNASVGTLCELTPLDGGDPVPAEVVGFRESRALLMPLGELRGLGPGSLIRVCQSCASMEVGEELLGRVIDAMGQPMDGGPPLNLSRRLPLYALPPGPMQRKKINQPLDLGVRAINGLLTCGIGQRMGVMAGSGVGKSVLLGTMAKHARADVNVIALIGERGREVMEFIERDLGPEGLARSVVVVATSDQSPLLRMRGAFVATTIAEYFCGQGQDVLMMMDSVTRFAMAMREVGLAVGEPPTTKGYTPSVFAMLPKLLERAGSFAGCGSITALYTVLVEGDDMNEPVADAVRSILDGHIVLSRDLAAKNHYPAIDVMVSASRVMREIVDPEHVKLAGQLREILATYREAEDLINIGAYANGSNPKIDYALTRIEAVNDFLCQGMDEAVDLESTLGQLRQVVLDRRQQLRE from the coding sequence ATGAAAGAACTGGCCGCCTCCATAGAGCACCTTAATCTGCTCCAGGTGCGGGGCAAGGTCACCAAGATCGTCGGCCTGGTGGTGGAGGGCTATTGCCCCAACGCCTCTGTCGGCACGCTGTGTGAGCTGACTCCCCTCGATGGCGGCGACCCCGTGCCGGCCGAAGTGGTCGGTTTTCGCGAATCCCGTGCCCTGCTCATGCCCTTGGGTGAACTGCGCGGTCTGGGGCCGGGCAGCCTCATCCGCGTCTGTCAGAGTTGCGCCTCCATGGAGGTTGGCGAAGAACTGCTCGGCCGGGTGATCGATGCCATGGGCCAACCGATGGATGGCGGTCCTCCGCTTAATCTCAGCCGGCGCCTGCCCCTTTATGCCCTTCCGCCCGGTCCCATGCAGCGCAAGAAAATCAACCAGCCCCTCGACCTGGGGGTGCGCGCCATCAACGGCCTGCTCACCTGCGGCATCGGCCAGCGTATGGGCGTCATGGCCGGCTCCGGGGTGGGCAAGAGCGTGCTGCTGGGGACCATGGCCAAGCACGCCCGCGCCGATGTCAACGTCATTGCTCTGATCGGTGAGCGCGGCCGCGAGGTCATGGAGTTTATCGAGCGCGACCTGGGTCCGGAAGGCTTGGCCCGCTCCGTGGTCGTCGTCGCCACTTCCGACCAGTCGCCGCTGCTGCGCATGCGCGGGGCCTTCGTCGCCACCACCATCGCCGAATATTTCTGCGGTCAAGGTCAGGATGTTCTGATGATGATGGATTCGGTCACCCGATTTGCCATGGCCATGCGCGAGGTCGGTCTGGCCGTCGGCGAGCCGCCCACCACCAAGGGCTACACGCCCTCCGTCTTTGCCATGCTTCCCAAACTGCTCGAACGGGCGGGCAGCTTTGCCGGCTGCGGCAGTATCACCGCCCTCTATACGGTTTTGGTGGAAGGGGATGACATGAATGAGCCGGTGGCCGATGCCGTCCGTTCCATCCTCGACGGGCATATTGTCCTGTCCCGCGACCTGGCGGCCAAAAACCACTATCCGGCCATCGATGTCATGGTTTCCGCCAGTCGCGTCATGCGTGAAATTGTCGATCCCGAGCACGTCAAGCTGGCAGGGCAGCTGCGGGAGATTCTGGCGACCTACCGCGAGGCCGAGGATCTCATCAATATCGGCGCCTACGCCAACGGCAGCAATCCCAAGATCGATTATGCCCTGACCCGCATCGAGGCCGTCAACGACTTCCTCTGCCAGGGGATGGACGAGGCCGTGGATCTGGAATCCACTTTGGGCCAGCTCCGTCAGGTCGTGCTGGATCGTCGACAACAACTGCGGGAGTAA
- the fliJ gene encoding flagellar export protein FliJ, whose translation MKPFKLESVLNYRRILESQAQQQLAEAFDREAALITEINCEEEELRQLYSEREQRQQVGMSVHEMQLYETRISHQVQQLAALVDALDLCRDAIAACREKLCEASREKKLMEKVKEKHLQEQQQAMNRREAKDLDELAVLYHSKD comes from the coding sequence ATGAAGCCGTTCAAGCTCGAATCCGTCCTGAACTATCGCCGTATTCTCGAAAGCCAGGCCCAACAGCAACTGGCGGAAGCTTTTGACCGGGAGGCTGCCCTCATTACCGAAATCAATTGCGAGGAGGAGGAGCTGCGCCAGCTATACAGTGAGCGGGAACAGCGCCAGCAGGTGGGGATGTCGGTGCACGAGATGCAGTTGTACGAAACCCGTATCAGTCACCAGGTTCAGCAGTTGGCGGCCCTCGTCGATGCCCTGGACCTCTGCCGGGACGCCATTGCCGCCTGTCGGGAAAAACTGTGCGAGGCCAGCCGCGAAAAAAAGCTGATGGAAAAAGTCAAAGAAAAACATCTGCAGGAACAGCAGCAGGCCATGAACCGCCGGGAGGCCAAAGACCTTGACGAACTGGCCGTTCTTTATCATTCCAAGGATTAA
- a CDS encoding MotE family protein: MKNLRLLPVLFACLTAPLFLEPSLLWAQTESLALQPIQSVEERRILLSLQEERTRLEERDRQLDQREMELKSLQAEVDKKLDELNVLRQQFEQLLAERENREAERLGELSLMYEKMDPVKAAAIISTLDEELAIGILAGMRKKSAGKLLNNMERKKAASLSRRFSSIEPE; the protein is encoded by the coding sequence ATGAAGAATCTCCGCCTATTACCCGTTCTATTCGCCTGTTTGACTGCCCCCCTGTTCCTCGAACCCTCTCTGCTCTGGGCCCAGACCGAATCTCTGGCCCTGCAGCCGATCCAGTCCGTTGAAGAGCGTCGGATCCTCCTCTCCCTGCAGGAAGAACGGACCCGTCTGGAGGAAAGGGATCGCCAGCTCGACCAGCGTGAAATGGAACTAAAGTCTTTGCAGGCGGAGGTCGATAAGAAGCTGGACGAGTTGAATGTTTTGCGTCAGCAGTTCGAACAGCTGCTGGCTGAACGGGAGAACCGCGAAGCTGAGCGTCTTGGGGAGTTGAGCCTGATGTACGAAAAAATGGATCCCGTCAAGGCCGCGGCCATCATCTCGACTCTTGATGAAGAACTGGCCATCGGCATTCTGGCCGGGATGCGCAAAAAATCGGCGGGCAAACTGCTCAACAACATGGAACGGAAGAAGGCGGCCAGCCTAAGCCGCCGTTTCAGCAGCATCGAACCGGAGTAA
- a CDS encoding flagellar hook-length control protein FliK has product MMNMMPMATMTSQPMPGRVSGSKEQPAGDFLPFLQQAQGEGLAWNGNDASQELLAAMLAAGLGMVPTRGSSEALFPMPQQGNLPIGDGSMLPGQNALAMDGSQLQNPLVFSRQELKAAEGAGPFQGKGADMAGADLSNQEADFDLKMLMAKADGKSTETTGGEGRGAAPLSDSRFAEILGVKPVEVKPETVVPNKDAAGSSALRLAQNGQIEEAAAEPTLSLDATADESGEVSELSLGHKSTAAGEIDGFTHKGQDPLLADTGRSQQAPVTGSESKGPEVRLNSGMVISENRIVEQTIDKFAVNQAKETGSVTLRLHPEELGQVKVELVMDKDSVRAHLHAQSQQVQEVLERHLPRLRDALEQQGLKIDQLQVSVDSQHNGNRGAFQQHEQQSFAGHQKMPATLAGYKGTPAEAPSAQPMARQGSGLSLRI; this is encoded by the coding sequence ATGATGAACATGATGCCTATGGCAACAATGACCAGTCAGCCCATGCCAGGGCGGGTCAGCGGCAGCAAGGAACAGCCGGCCGGAGATTTTCTCCCTTTTCTGCAACAGGCGCAGGGGGAGGGGCTCGCCTGGAACGGCAACGACGCCTCCCAAGAGCTGTTGGCGGCGATGCTGGCTGCCGGACTGGGGATGGTTCCAACGCGCGGGTCGAGTGAAGCTCTTTTCCCAATGCCGCAGCAGGGGAACCTGCCCATCGGTGACGGCTCCATGCTGCCAGGTCAAAACGCTCTGGCCATGGACGGTTCGCAACTGCAGAATCCCCTTGTCTTTTCCCGTCAGGAACTGAAGGCGGCTGAGGGAGCCGGGCCGTTTCAGGGCAAGGGTGCAGACATGGCTGGGGCGGACCTGTCTAACCAGGAGGCCGACTTTGACCTGAAGATGCTCATGGCCAAAGCCGATGGCAAATCGACAGAGACAACCGGTGGCGAAGGAAGGGGGGCTGCCCCCCTGTCTGACAGCCGTTTCGCCGAAATCCTCGGCGTCAAACCCGTGGAGGTCAAACCTGAAACGGTGGTGCCGAACAAGGATGCCGCCGGAAGCTCGGCCCTGCGTCTGGCTCAAAACGGCCAGATCGAAGAAGCCGCCGCGGAACCGACACTGTCTTTGGATGCTACTGCCGACGAGTCTGGAGAAGTTTCGGAACTTTCTCTCGGCCACAAGTCGACCGCTGCTGGCGAGATCGACGGATTTACCCACAAGGGTCAGGACCCTCTGCTGGCCGACACCGGCCGCTCCCAGCAGGCTCCGGTTACGGGCTCTGAGAGCAAAGGACCCGAAGTCCGGCTGAACTCGGGCATGGTGATCAGCGAAAACCGCATCGTCGAGCAGACAATTGACAAATTCGCGGTGAACCAGGCCAAAGAAACCGGCAGCGTCACTCTGCGTCTGCACCCGGAAGAATTGGGGCAGGTCAAGGTGGAACTGGTGATGGACAAGGATAGTGTCCGTGCCCATCTGCATGCGCAGAGCCAGCAGGTTCAGGAAGTGCTCGAACGTCACCTGCCGCGTCTGCGCGATGCCCTCGAACAACAGGGCCTGAAGATCGACCAGCTGCAGGTCAGCGTCGATTCTCAGCATAACGGCAACCGGGGAGCATTTCAGCAGCACGAGCAGCAAAGTTTCGCCGGACACCAGAAAATGCCCGCTACCTTGGCGGGATATAAGGGGACACCGGCAGAAGCACCTTCAGCTCAACCCATGGCTCGACAGGGCTCGGGATTGAGTCTGAGAATCTGA
- a CDS encoding flagellar hook assembly protein FlgD: MADISSINSTTSTSGFSSLTGNTLGKDDFLKLLVAQLQNQDPLNPQDATEFTAQMAQFSSLEQLIGINEGIGGLSAASGEVEKLSALTLIGKDIVANSAGFQLGEGGSLDGRIGYRLTAAAAEVNVAVVNANGQAVATIPSLGTTVGEHFVSWDGRDASGQSLPAGQYYLAVMATDGNGDTLQTTPLVAGTIAGVDFDAKGSRLYSAIGEFRMSDVTSVREI; the protein is encoded by the coding sequence ATGGCAGATATCAGCAGCATTAACAGTACAACCAGCACGTCTGGCTTTTCCAGCCTGACCGGCAACACTCTGGGCAAGGATGATTTTCTCAAGCTCCTGGTGGCCCAGTTGCAGAATCAGGATCCGCTCAACCCGCAGGACGCCACCGAGTTCACGGCCCAGATGGCCCAGTTCAGCTCCCTGGAACAGCTTATCGGTATCAACGAAGGGATTGGCGGCTTGTCGGCGGCTAGCGGCGAAGTGGAAAAACTCTCGGCCCTGACCCTTATTGGCAAGGACATCGTGGCCAATTCTGCGGGCTTCCAGCTCGGCGAAGGGGGCAGCCTCGATGGCCGCATCGGTTATCGTCTGACTGCCGCCGCCGCCGAAGTGAACGTGGCCGTGGTCAACGCCAACGGCCAGGCCGTAGCCACCATCCCCTCCCTCGGCACCACTGTCGGCGAGCATTTCGTCAGCTGGGACGGTCGTGACGCCAGCGGTCAATCGCTGCCCGCCGGCCAGTATTACCTCGCGGTCATGGCGACCGACGGCAATGGGGATACCCTGCAGACGACCCCCCTGGTGGCCGGAACGATCGCCGGGGTCGATTTTGACGCCAAGGGGAGCCGCCTTTACAGTGCCATAGGTGAGTTCCGCATGAGCGACGTGACCTCGGTGCGGGAGATCTAG
- a CDS encoding TIGR02530 family flagellar biosynthesis protein, which yields MSDKVFLYPRPILPPTTPATRSPEKAGGHLKGPSFDQVLQQQLEPSSSLRFSKHALSRMESRGIQLSPEAMNRLEEAVKTVDAKGSRDSLVLLDQTAMVVSVKNSTVVTVVDRDSLKGNVFTNIDSAIIA from the coding sequence ATGAGCGACAAGGTCTTTCTCTATCCCCGACCGATTCTCCCCCCAACGACTCCGGCAACGCGGTCGCCGGAAAAAGCAGGTGGACATCTTAAAGGACCTTCTTTTGACCAGGTTCTGCAGCAACAACTGGAACCAAGCTCATCCCTGCGGTTTTCCAAACATGCGCTGAGTCGCATGGAAAGTCGAGGCATCCAGCTGAGTCCGGAAGCCATGAACCGTCTGGAAGAGGCGGTCAAAACAGTGGACGCCAAGGGCAGCCGCGATTCCCTGGTGCTGCTCGACCAGACGGCCATGGTGGTCAGCGTCAAGAACAGCACCGTAGTGACGGTGGTCGACAGGGACAGCCTCAAAGGCAACGTCTTTACCAACATTGACAGCGCGATTATCGCTTAA
- a CDS encoding flagellar hook protein FlgE, producing the protein MGISSSLYAGISGLNANGNAMSVIGNNLANTNTVGFKSGRTVFADMLSSSISGSGGTSQVGRGVTLSTVDNIFSQGTFETTESNTDLALEGEGFFVVSAPGSEENLYTRAGAFGFDKQGYLVNPEGYRVQGYPYDVDGTTLLSTLEDIRVDGTSTVPAQATTEMTLSNNLDSNSTIIGAFDLTDPQGTSNYSSSIQAYDTLGNSHLLTTYFTKTADNNWSWNTVALSSEVTAPATTPLVSVGSGTFTFNTDGTLTAPATGTLTLPAWLGGSAAGLPVDINFNATQYARDSSTVGQEQDGYAAGDLVKVAIESSGDVVASYTNGERISVARIGLARFANIGGLFKEGGNLYSATTASGLPSDAAASTKIFTNSLEQSNVDMGLEFVKMITTQRGFQANSKIITTTDEMLAELINLKR; encoded by the coding sequence ATGGGTATCTCAAGCTCTCTTTATGCCGGCATCAGCGGTCTCAACGCCAATGGCAACGCCATGAGCGTCATCGGCAACAATCTGGCCAACACCAATACGGTTGGTTTCAAATCGGGGCGCACGGTCTTCGCTGACATGCTCTCCAGTTCGATATCCGGCAGCGGCGGCACCTCCCAGGTCGGCCGCGGCGTCACCCTGTCGACGGTGGACAACATCTTCTCCCAGGGCACCTTCGAGACGACCGAGTCCAATACGGACCTGGCCCTGGAAGGCGAAGGCTTCTTCGTGGTCTCGGCGCCCGGTTCCGAGGAAAATCTCTACACCCGGGCCGGCGCTTTCGGCTTCGACAAACAGGGTTACCTGGTCAATCCCGAGGGCTACCGCGTACAGGGTTATCCCTATGACGTGGATGGCACCACCCTGCTTTCGACTCTGGAAGATATCCGGGTCGATGGCACCTCCACGGTACCGGCGCAGGCGACCACCGAAATGACCCTGAGCAACAACCTCGATTCCAATTCCACCATTATTGGGGCCTTTGACCTGACCGACCCCCAGGGAACATCCAACTATTCCAGTTCCATCCAAGCCTATGACACCCTGGGCAACAGCCATCTCCTGACCACGTATTTCACCAAAACGGCTGACAATAACTGGAGCTGGAATACCGTGGCCCTTTCCAGCGAGGTAACGGCACCTGCCACCACACCGCTGGTCTCCGTCGGGTCAGGGACCTTCACCTTCAACACAGATGGCACCTTGACGGCACCGGCTACCGGAACCTTGACCTTGCCGGCCTGGCTCGGCGGCTCTGCGGCTGGACTGCCCGTAGACATCAACTTCAATGCCACCCAGTACGCTCGCGATTCCTCCACGGTCGGCCAGGAACAGGACGGCTATGCGGCCGGTGACCTCGTCAAGGTGGCAATCGAGTCCTCCGGCGACGTGGTGGCGAGCTATACCAATGGCGAACGCATCTCCGTCGCTCGCATCGGCCTGGCCCGGTTCGCCAACATAGGCGGCCTGTTCAAGGAAGGGGGCAACCTCTACTCGGCGACGACCGCCTCGGGGCTGCCCAGCGACGCGGCGGCCAGCACCAAGATCTTCACCAACTCCCTGGAGCAGTCCAATGTCGACATGGGACTGGAATTCGTCAAGATGATCACCACCCAGCGCGGCTTTCAGGCAAATTCCAAGATCATCACCACGACGGATGAAATGCTGGCCGAACTGATCAATCTCAAACGATAG
- a CDS encoding motility protein A → MDLSTILGIMAAFALMISAIMMGGSIFLFINIPSVVIVLGGTIGATLVHYPFKNVFRAFAVLKKAFFHQSESPNEIISRLITLATKARKEGILSLQMAMYDIEDAFFLKGLQMAVDGQEPETLKEMLDREIEYIQERHEDGADIFLAMGTYAPAMGMIGTLIGLVQMLQTMDDPSTIGPAMAVALLTTFYGAVIANVICIPVAGKLKNRSQSEVLLKTLIAEGMKSILVGENPRIMEQKLHAFVAPQLRESNFNKK, encoded by the coding sequence ATGGATCTGTCAACCATTCTCGGAATAATGGCGGCCTTCGCCCTGATGATCTCAGCAATCATGATGGGCGGCTCCATCTTTCTGTTCATCAACATTCCGTCGGTCGTTATTGTGCTGGGTGGAACTATCGGTGCCACCCTGGTGCATTATCCCTTCAAAAATGTATTCCGGGCTTTTGCGGTTCTCAAAAAAGCCTTTTTTCACCAAAGCGAATCTCCCAACGAGATCATTTCACGCCTGATCACGCTGGCTACCAAAGCCCGCAAGGAAGGCATTTTGTCCCTGCAGATGGCCATGTACGACATCGAAGACGCCTTCTTTCTCAAGGGGCTGCAGATGGCTGTCGACGGACAGGAGCCCGAAACCCTCAAGGAGATGCTCGACCGGGAGATCGAATATATTCAGGAGCGTCACGAAGATGGGGCCGACATTTTTTTGGCTATGGGCACCTACGCCCCGGCCATGGGAATGATTGGCACCCTCATCGGCCTGGTGCAGATGCTGCAGACCATGGACGACCCATCCACCATCGGGCCGGCCATGGCCGTGGCCCTATTGACGACCTTTTACGGTGCCGTTATCGCCAACGTCATCTGCATCCCCGTGGCCGGCAAGCTCAAGAACCGTTCCCAGTCGGAGGTGCTGCTCAAAACCCTCATCGCCGAAGGAATGAAATCGATCCTGGTCGGTGAAAACCCCCGTATCATGGAGCAGAAACTGCACGCTTTCGTGGCCCCCCAGCTTCGAGAGAGCAACTTCAACAAAAAGTAA
- a CDS encoding flagellar motor protein MotB, protein MAKKPKKKQEGAPAWMVTYSDLVTLLLTFFVLLLSMASMDRIKFSAASNSLKGAFGIMGGKQQTEIAPPAIIDFSPIDDDMFQRVYKRILEQLNRLRLDKTITLVKDRGAIVLRVNEAILFDVGQTEVKPAAYPVLRKVADMVRPLPMQLRVEGHTDDVPVASGQRTNWDISVQRAVSVLKFLQQEDLFPLDRMAAVGYGEQKPLAPNDSDENRALNRRVEFVLESMGKHQEKLPYLIDAKDQMPF, encoded by the coding sequence GTGGCGAAGAAACCCAAAAAAAAGCAAGAAGGAGCCCCCGCCTGGATGGTCACCTACAGTGACCTGGTGACGCTGCTGCTGACCTTCTTCGTGCTGCTGTTGTCTATGGCCAGTATGGACCGCATCAAGTTCAGTGCGGCGTCAAACTCCCTGAAGGGGGCTTTCGGTATTATGGGGGGGAAGCAGCAGACGGAGATCGCCCCACCCGCCATCATCGATTTTTCGCCCATTGACGACGATATGTTCCAGCGGGTCTACAAGAGGATTCTGGAACAGCTCAACCGCTTGCGTCTGGACAAGACCATCACGCTGGTCAAGGACCGGGGTGCGATTGTCCTGCGGGTCAACGAGGCGATCCTCTTCGATGTCGGCCAGACAGAGGTCAAACCCGCGGCCTATCCGGTGCTGCGCAAAGTGGCGGACATGGTGCGTCCCTTGCCCATGCAGCTGCGTGTGGAAGGGCATACCGATGATGTTCCCGTTGCTTCCGGCCAGCGAACCAACTGGGACATTTCGGTGCAGCGGGCCGTGTCGGTTCTTAAATTTCTGCAGCAGGAAGATCTCTTCCCCCTCGATCGCATGGCTGCCGTGGGCTATGGTGAGCAGAAGCCTCTCGCCCCCAATGACTCGGACGAAAACCGCGCCCTGAATCGGCGTGTCGAATTTGTGTTGGAAAGCATGGGCAAGCATCAGGAAAAGCTGCCCTATCTTATTGACGCTAAAGATCAGATGCCTTTTTGA
- the fliL gene encoding flagellar basal body-associated protein FliL: MAKKDAEQTEQPEGKKSKLTLILAIVGGVILLGGVGVGAYFLGANGQEQTPAGEVAESSAPAKKAQAGKVGPMVDISGFIINILDRDEIRYLKAAITLEADSEAGALELQERQAQVRDAILLLIGNKTFDELRDLQGKMQLRSELITQVNTLLQQGQVKNIYFTDFVVQ; this comes from the coding sequence ATGGCCAAAAAAGACGCGGAACAGACAGAACAGCCCGAAGGGAAGAAAAGCAAACTGACCCTGATCCTGGCCATTGTGGGCGGAGTGATCCTGCTCGGCGGGGTTGGGGTCGGCGCCTATTTCCTGGGGGCCAATGGGCAGGAACAGACGCCTGCTGGCGAAGTCGCCGAATCGTCGGCGCCGGCCAAAAAAGCCCAGGCCGGGAAGGTCGGTCCCATGGTCGATATTTCGGGATTCATTATCAATATCCTCGATCGGGACGAGATCCGCTATCTCAAGGCCGCTATCACCCTGGAGGCGGACAGCGAAGCAGGCGCCCTGGAATTGCAGGAACGACAGGCCCAGGTGCGCGACGCGATCCTGTTGCTCATCGGCAACAAGACCTTCGACGAGTTGCGCGACCTGCAGGGCAAGATGCAGCTGCGCTCCGAGCTGATCACCCAGGTCAACACCCTGCTGCAGCAAGGGCAGGTCAAGAACATCTACTTTACCGACTTCGTCGTTCAGTAA
- the fliM gene encoding flagellar motor switch protein FliM has translation MERILTKDEIAELLSAVRDGDIDTELDAEESPQQKRAVSRVDLIGAGGAGRYRINNFDIILDAFTRNYSLSLSSRLQRSVTIKRGKLDYLEFDPFIQQLGDHNAIGVIKLDPLKSAGLFIFDGSLSFSFLEAMLGGSSDVKPVALSRALTAIEMNVLRGLMLDACGDMQKAFRPLEELTATLVNIEASSRMVNIVAPDTDVMVAEFDVTVDKTPGKITLMIPFFSLEPFREKLKDGILAITSLRGDDWKSTLQSDLARLKTSVTGQFAEVSLSVRDILNFQVGDIIDLGCEPNSPIRLLVENKPKFEGMVGARNGKKAVRVTSRIIPEGVHDGKDRE, from the coding sequence GTGGAACGCATCCTGACCAAAGACGAAATAGCCGAACTCCTCTCGGCCGTGCGCGACGGGGATATCGATACCGAGCTCGACGCGGAGGAGTCGCCGCAGCAGAAGCGGGCCGTCAGCCGGGTCGACCTGATCGGCGCCGGGGGGGCGGGTCGCTACCGCATCAACAATTTCGACATTATCCTCGATGCCTTTACCCGCAACTACAGCCTGTCCCTCTCCAGTCGCCTGCAACGGTCGGTGACCATCAAACGGGGCAAGCTCGATTACCTGGAATTCGATCCCTTTATCCAGCAGCTCGGTGACCACAACGCCATCGGGGTCATCAAGCTTGACCCTCTCAAGAGCGCCGGCCTGTTCATATTTGATGGTTCCCTGTCCTTCTCCTTCCTGGAGGCCATGCTCGGTGGCTCCTCCGATGTCAAACCCGTCGCCCTGTCCCGCGCGCTGACCGCCATTGAGATGAATGTGCTGCGCGGATTGATGCTCGATGCCTGCGGCGACATGCAGAAAGCTTTCCGGCCCCTCGAAGAGTTGACGGCGACCCTGGTCAACATCGAAGCGAGTTCGCGCATGGTCAACATCGTGGCGCCTGATACGGATGTCATGGTCGCCGAATTCGACGTCACCGTCGACAAGACGCCCGGCAAAATCACCCTGATGATCCCCTTCTTTTCGCTGGAGCCTTTCCGCGAGAAGCTCAAGGACGGCATCCTCGCCATCACCTCCCTGCGGGGAGACGACTGGAAATCAACCCTGCAGAGCGACCTGGCCCGCCTGAAAACCAGTGTCACCGGCCAGTTCGCCGAGGTATCCCTGTCGGTTCGGGATATTCTGAATTTCCAGGTCGGCGATATTATCGATCTGGGCTGTGAACCGAACAGCCCCATCCGCCTGCTGGTGGAAAATAAACCCAAATTCGAGGGCATGGTCGGCGCGCGCAACGGCAAGAAAGCGGTTCGCGTCACCAGCCGGATTATCCCAGAGGGAGTGCACGATGGAAAAGACAGAGAATAA
- the fliN gene encoding flagellar motor switch protein FliN, with product MEKTENKESKVAAAETQGESVAPQKELRNLDFLLDVPLQLSVEVGRSKLLIKDLLQVREGSVIELDKLAGEPLDVYVNSRLIARGEAVMVNDKFGLRLTDVVSPAERIEKLG from the coding sequence ATGGAAAAGACAGAGAATAAAGAGTCCAAGGTCGCGGCTGCCGAGACACAAGGGGAGAGCGTCGCACCGCAGAAAGAGCTGCGCAATCTCGACTTTCTGCTCGACGTCCCTTTGCAGCTTTCCGTTGAAGTGGGGCGGTCCAAGCTGCTCATCAAAGACCTGCTGCAGGTGCGGGAAGGCTCCGTCATCGAACTGGACAAGCTGGCGGGGGAGCCCCTGGACGTCTATGTCAATTCCCGCCTCATCGCCCGCGGCGAGGCGGTCATGGTCAATGACAAGTTCGGCCTGCGGCTCACCGACGTGGTCAGTCCCGCCGAGCGCATCGAGAAGCTGGGCTGA
- a CDS encoding flagellar biosynthetic protein FliO → MIRLFFAALCLWPSLALAADSGSLLASSLKMLAALGVVLGLVLLLYAASRKGFGFLPAAKGGAIKIVEMRHLAPRKAVCLVEVRGREFLLSVGNDRVELLTSLGPKEAQKSFDENLRSEIESGQ, encoded by the coding sequence ATGATACGTCTTTTTTTTGCAGCCCTCTGCCTCTGGCCTTCTCTGGCTCTGGCCGCCGATTCGGGCAGCCTGCTGGCCTCTTCTCTGAAGATGCTGGCCGCGCTCGGTGTGGTTCTGGGGCTGGTGCTGCTGCTCTATGCGGCCAGCCGCAAGGGCTTCGGCTTTCTGCCGGCGGCCAAAGGGGGCGCCATCAAGATCGTGGAGATGCGACATCTGGCCCCGCGCAAGGCCGTCTGTCTGGTGGAGGTCCGTGGCCGGGAATTTCTGCTGAGCGTCGGCAACGACCGGGTAGAATTGCTGACCTCCCTGGGCCCGAAAGAGGCGCAGAAATCGTTTGACGAGAATCTGCGATCCGAGATCGAGAGCGGCCAATGA